The proteins below are encoded in one region of Apium graveolens cultivar Ventura chromosome 4, ASM990537v1, whole genome shotgun sequence:
- the LOC141721213 gene encoding cytokinin dehydrogenase 5-like, translating to MATKIILILVVCRIIVTFGLTLNPSELLGDLRISLNPTELESASHDFGGQNRAEPMAIFHPKSADDITRLIQAAYESAHGFTISARGHGHSINGQAHTKNGVVIQMSGSKQLVEPRVDETLRYVDVWGGELWIDVLNYTLRYGLAPKSWTDYLYLSVGGTLSNAGISGQAFNHGPQISNVYELDVITGKGELRTCSEKQDSELFHAVLGGLGQFGIISRARIALETAPQRVRWIRVLYSNFSSFTHDQEYLISLHSQPSALKFDYVEGFVIVDEGLINNWRSSFFSPSNPVKISSVVGANGGVLYCLEITKNYHQSDAHTIDQEVEELLKELNYITATEFTTDLPYVDFLDRVHKAELKLRSKGLWEVPHPWLNLFVPKSRIDDFDKGVFRGILGNKTSGPILIYPMNKNKWDERSSVVTPDEEVFYLVALLRSALDNGEETQSLEYLSDQNRQILRFCDDAEINIKQYLPHYNTQNQWMDHFGDKWPMIYQRKMEFDPKHILATGQLMFQPNFRTYTGSM from the exons ATGGCTActaaaattatattaattttggTCGTATGTCGCATCATAGTAACATTTGGATTAACATTAAATCCAAGTGAACTTCTCGGCGACCTCCGCATCAGCCTCAACCCTACCGAGCTCGAATCGGCTTCACACGATTTCGGAGGTCAAAACCGAGCCGAACCGATGGCAATTTTTCATCCGAAATCAGCTGATGACATTACCCGCTTAATTCAAGCGGCTTACGAATCAGCTCACGGCTTCACAATCTCGGCAAGAGGCCACGGGCATTCGATAAACGGACAGGCGCACACTAAAAACGGTGTTGTGATTCAAATGAGTGGCTCTAAGCAGCTGGTTGAGCCGAGAGTTGATGAGACGTTGAGATATGTAGATGTATGGGGTGGAGAGTTATGGATAGATGTGCTCAACTACACGCTAAGATATGGACTCGCACCCAAATCATGGACTGATTATTTGTATCTTTCCGTGGGTGGTACTCTGTCCAATGCTGGGATCAGTGGACAAGCTTTTAATCATGGCCCTCAGATTAGCAACGTGTACGAGCTTGATGTCATTACAG GAAAGGGAGAGCTGAGAACATGTTCAGAGAAACAAGACTCAGAACTATTCCATGCTGTTCTTGGTGGGCTAGGTCAATTTGGGATCATTTCTCGAGCTAGAATTGCACTTGAAACAGCCCCACAAAGG GTAAGGTGGATTCGAGTTCTGTATTCGAATTTTTCGAGTTTCACGCATGACCAGGAGTACCTAATTTCACTGCATTCGCAACCATCAGCCCTAAAATTCGACTATGTTGAGGGTTTTGTTATTGTGGATGAAGGTCTTATTAACAACTGGAGATCTTCATTTTTCTCACCAAGTAATCCTGTTAAGATCTCTTCTGTTGTTGGTGCCAATGGAGGTGTTTTGTATTGCCTTGAAATTACCAAAAATTACCACCAATCAGATGCCCATACCATCGATCAG GAAGTAGAGGAGTTGCTAAAGGAACTGAACTACATTACAGCCACAGAGTTCACAACAGACCTTCCTTATGTAGATTTCCTGGACCGGGTTCACAAGGCGGAGTTGAAACTCCGGTCCAAGGGCTTGTGGGAGGTACCACATCCATGGCTTAACCTGTTTGTGCCCaaatcaagaattgatgacttCGATAAAGGAGTGTTTAGGGGCATTTTGGGAAACAAAACCAGTGGGCCTATTCTCATCTACCCCATGAACAAAAACAA GTGGGATGAAAGAAGTTCTGTTGTGACACCAGATGAAGAAGTGTTTTACTTGGTGGCACTGCTTAGGTCGGCACTAGATAATGGTGAGGAAACACAAAGTTTGGAATATCTAAGTGATCAGAACCGTCAGATCTTGAGATTTTGTGACGATGCTGAGATCAACATCAAGCAATACTTGCCTCATTACAACACACAGAACCAATGGATGGATCATTTCGGAGATAAGTGGCCCATGATTTATCAGCGCAAGATGGAGTTTGACCCTAAACACATTTTGGCCACGGGCCAGCTTATGTTTCAGCCCAATTTTAGAACTTATACGGGTTCAATGTGA